GCAGTTTGCCGTCGGGGCCTTTGAGGCGGACGGTCGCGGTCGGGAGACCCGTGGTGCCGCAAGCGACTTGGAGATCCTCGAGAGTCCAGAGTTCGGGCGCTTGCGTGCGCTCGTCGCTGGCGAGCGCGATGAGGTCGGCGTCGTGCACCGATTTCTTGCGGTCCGCGAGTTTCTTGAACTCGGCGAACGCACGCGCGAGCGCTTCGCCTTCGAGCGGATAACCGAGTTCGGCGAGGCGCTTCGAGACGGCGTTGCGGCCGGAGTGTTTGCCGAGCACGAGCGTCGTCTGCGTCGCGCCGACGTCCTCGGGGCGCATGATCTCGTAGGTCTGCGCGTTCTTGATCATGCCGTCTTGGTGGATGCCGGACTCGTGCGCGAAAGCGTTGGCGCCGACGATGGCCTTGTTCGGCGGAACCGGATAGCTCGTGACGCGCGAGATGAGCTTCGAGGCGCGGCAGAGCTGCTTCGAATCGATGCCGGTCTCGAGGCCGACTTTTTCGCCGCGCGTCTTGATCGCCATGACGAGTTCCTCGAGCGAGGCGTTGCCCGCGCGCTCGCCGATGCCGTTGAGCGTGACTTCCGCCTGGCGCGCGCCGGCGCGGAGACCCGCGAGCGTGTTGGCGACGGCGAGGCCGAGGTCGTCGTGGCAATGCGTGGAAATGATCACGTCCGTCGCGCCCGGCGTGTTGGCGATGACGCCGGCGATCATCGCGCCGTATTCGTCGGGCATGGTGTAGCCGACCGTGTCGGGGATGTTGAGCGTGGTCGCGCCGGCCTTGATGACGGCTTCGAGCACCTCGTAGAGAAATTTCGGATCGCTGCGGCCGGCGTCCTCGGGCGAGAACTCGACGTCCGGGCAGAGCGAGCGCGCGAACGTCACCATCTCGACCGCGCGCGCCACGACTTCGGGGCGCGTCATGCGGAGCTTGTGCTGCAGGTGAATGTCACTCGTCGCGAGAAACGTGTGGATGCGCGGGCGCTTGGCGCCTTTGACGCCTTCCCAGGCGGTGGCGATGTCGTTGCGCGTGCAGCGCGCGAGACCGCAGATGATCGGCGGCTCGGCTTGCGGGCGGCCTTCAACGGGCGTCTGGCCGACTTCGGCGGCGATGGCCTGCACGGCCGCGAGATCGTCGGGCGACGCCGCGGGGAAACCGGCCTCAATCACGTCCACACCAAGTCGCGCCAGCGTGCGGGCAACTTCAAGCTTCTCGCTCGAAGTCATGGAGGCGCCGGGAGCTTGCTCACCGTCGCGCAGGCTGGTGTCGAAAATGCGGACGT
This window of the Candidatus Didemnitutus sp. genome carries:
- a CDS encoding 2-isopropylmalate synthase, which translates into the protein MSSNYVRIFDTSLRDGEQAPGASMTSSEKLEVARTLARLGVDVIEAGFPAASPDDLAAVQAIAAEVGQTPVEGRPQAEPPIICGLARCTRNDIATAWEGVKGAKRPRIHTFLATSDIHLQHKLRMTRPEVVARAVEMVTFARSLCPDVEFSPEDAGRSDPKFLYEVLEAVIKAGATTLNIPDTVGYTMPDEYGAMIAGVIANTPGATDVIISTHCHDDLGLAVANTLAGLRAGARQAEVTLNGIGERAGNASLEELVMAIKTRGEKVGLETGIDSKQLCRASKLISRVTSYPVPPNKAIVGANAFAHESGIHQDGMIKNAQTYEIMRPEDVGATQTTLVLGKHSGRNAVSKRLAELGYPLEGEALARAFAEFKKLADRKKSVHDADLIALASDERTQAPELWTLEDLQVACGTTGLPTATVRLKGPDGKLHVHAAVGTGPVDASYKAIATIVGTPVELVEFVVNAVTEGIDALGEVSVRVKHDDQRSAHGHGADTDIIVASAKAYLAAVNLVLSRQNAAPVHAQKSSVPAEAAH